CACCTCTGACGAAAAGCACGTGTAACAaagtattatgatatgataggCATCTCTAAATAAAGTATTATTTTAGATCTCTTTGGAAGAATGATCAAATTGGTCTCTCATGTTTTAGATTTCAATAAACATGTAAAATATTACCAATAGATGAGATCGATTTTTTATAATGTTCAAATTATTGGAAATGCAAACCAACctctttcaaaaaatattgcAAGAACCGACCTTTTTTAGCTTGTGCTAGTGCATATTCTTAATTCAGTAATTTCCTTCAACCACGCATCAACTTTCTAACTGATCTCAAGATTGCTTGCAAAGGAAAGTAGCTTCACTGAATGATACTGCTTTATTATAGTGGTAAATTCTATTCGAAACATGCATACTGTAAATTATAGTAGCACATAATAAACATAGACAACTTTAGGGTATATATAGCCCTAATCACTCATTATCTTACCCTTTTTAGATAGTTTCCTCACACCTTAATGTTCTTGCAACCATGTATTGATCTCTTCTCAATGTCTTTGAGGACTTGACACATTGAATCATGAGAGGAGCCTCCTATACTTAGTGCTTTCTCTGCACtcatcttcaatttcttcacattttccttcaattcaattccttctttatattgcattacCATTCTCACCAACTGCTCTATTTCTTCCCTTTCCACCACTTCCTTTGTTGGCAATACCTTTGGCCCAACAGCCACTCTAAGTTCCTCCGTAAGCATAGTAGCATTTTGTCTCTGTTCAGCATATAACGGCCACGCAATCATTGGCAAACCATTTGTTATACTCTCAATGCTAGAATTCCATCCACAGTGCGTTAAAAATCCCCCGACTGATGGGTGGCTCAAGATTCTTGTTTGATCCGTCCACATCTGAATCACCAATCCAAAATCTTTGGTCCGTGTTTGAAAACCTTCTGGCAAGTACTCAGGAGTGTTCTCGCCCTGATCTCCAGTTGTGAAATATAACTTGTCTGCACCATCCTCTGACGGTGGCCTCACCACCCAAATGAACTTCTGATGACTTAACTCCAACCCAAAAGCTAACTCAGTTAACTGTTTTGACGAGAGGGTCCCACCACTCCCGAAAGATATGTATAGCACTGAATTAGGAATTTGTTTATCCAACCAATTTAGGACAGAATTGTTACCATCATCATCTCCATCAATGATTTGTTGTTCGGGTCTAATCAATGGTCCAACCGGATAAACCGGTGACTTCACTATAgcttttaatatttcattttctcTTAACGCTTTGAGTGAACCGGCCTCCGCGTCTTCCCAAGTGTTCATCAAGATCCCATCCGACAAACAGAACCCGATcccaagtaccttcaagtactcgCGATAAACCTGATCGTTGCGGTCCAGCAATGGATCGCTGACGTCTTCTGGTCGAACCGGTTTGCACCCTGGGATTTTCAACGGTTCCTTGTGATCTACATATTGACCCTCAATTTCTTTGTCAAGGACCGGACAGTAGACAGTCAAAGCAGTAAACCATGCATTTGTCggaatataaacataattaggTAATCCAAATTCTTTGGCAATTGACAAGGCTTCAGTAGTGAAAATATCAACAATGAGAGCATCCAGGAGATGCTTCATTGCAAATATCACAGACTTAACAACACACAACGTTTCACGCACAAGCatgcaaagttgagtgaccgTTTTTGTGTTGGAATCAATAAGGTTGGAGATATCTACCGCTGGTATTTCAACTACATCAATCATCTTTGATTTATGGGCGGATTTGAGAATCTCAGTTTCGGCTACAGAGCTGCCGGAGGTGATAACAAAAACAGTAACAGAGACGTTATGGAAGGTGGCGAGGCGGTTGCCGAGGGTTACTACAGGGATAATGTGGCCTAAGCCTGGACTTGAGAGTATACCAATATGAAGTAGTTGTTTTGAGCTACCCATAGTGATTGTGAGTTTTGGTATTAGAGAATAAAATGAGATGAAggtaatgaaaatgaaattgagtagatagatatatattcatttatagAGCATGCAATGTTTGTTAATGACTTCTTTACGTATTTACTTGCAAATGCTTGTTAATGACTTCTTTACGTATTTACTTGCAACATGTGATTGGTTAGTGTagtattgatatattttaatgcataatgtgctttttattcaattttttgttcCTTGAAAGATGTTAACAACACCTAATGTCCCATAAAGTTGCATTGTTTTTAAGTACTCTTTAGGtgtactattttatttttatttttgttattcattcACAATTCACAGTTATTAACtaactatatataattaaaaaaaataaaacgaCAATCCATTGTTTCAATCTATGAAGCCAAAATGTCTATTTCgccataaaaatatttcaatgatTTAAAAATGAGTGTCGtcttaaaattgtattttaaatttgaaaaaaaatatttaacatgtttttcaattcattttttattttgaagaggtatttcaaatttgaaaaacatttataGTATATACATATGTCAGATATTTTTTGCAAAAGTTATAATCATATGCGACTtcataaattttgaaacatacttggaaatatattaattaagcaAATGCTGTtgcaaaatatataatagatggtaaaattataatatcaaaataataatacaagaaTTAATTAGAATATACTactacaattatatatatataaaataattcagTCGTGTTAGGCACTGTTTTAAGAAACTATTTCAACAGAGAGATGTTTTACCAAGATTAAACAAGCCTTCTTCTAGTAATTAGAAAATAcagaaatcaataaaatatcgaCATTAGTCATCAACTTAATGACATAAGTGCTTATTTCTTAAACTAATGtctcaaattaatttaaaatatccaacaatGTCTTCCATTTCCCcaagaaacaaaaatttctattaattattataagacGGAGGAGAGTTTTGACTCAAACTAATAACACTTGCAATCTAGGATATGATGTTATACGATGCCCAATAAAgagttgttattattttttcttttttcttttttttgtggaaattatataattttgacATGGCAGGCTAAAGGGTAAAACGTGTGTTTTAGGTCTTACCCATTTGGGTACCAACattaaaattgtttaattttttactgaatattttagtatttccgtacattttaatttactagacaattcttttttatatgttaatattttaaaaataagatgttttaatttaatatttaaagataaatcGTTTAAAACTTTCTAAAATTTATAGTTCACGTTAATGTTATAGACCAACAGAAACATTTATCCAATAAAGATTTTAGGATTTTAAGATTACAAGATTcatagatttttcaaaaaataaaataaaatttgtgtcATGTCAAATCAGTGCTTTAAAAGATAGGACGTGAAGCGGAGCGTTTTACTTAGTATAGGACGATGTGTAAGCCTCAAAACGTGGGGCGTGAGCCCTatgaatttctaaatttttaatttacgagatagtataataatacaataacaaaacaatataaaaatacatcaactgtttgaaaataattacaaacaaTGATTAAGGAAACTCATAAATAAAACTTCTAACATGATTATACAAgtataaataatctaatatCTTGACTTTCTAATAATAAAAGAGTCATTATTtctaataacaaaaatttatcaTACAATACAATTTACCCCctagaagaaaataatcaataaaacttACTACTATtctaataaaggaaaaattgtttataatgacaaactaataaatcaaattaattgctTTAACCaccctttgatttaattgtgctccgtagcaaactgtttgtcagtcacctctctccctcaaactatcgctcgccactctcctctctCGCTCCATCTCTCACTCGCTatctctcacttttatacaaacacaagtgtataaaatatgtttctatttgtatGAAGCGAGaggaaattatataaatacatatatttttattcccctctctcccctctcccagatctcgctcgcaaCTCTCCCTAATATCGCTCTCCAGCCTCGCCTCTCTCAGTTgtacaaacataaaaaaatgcataaattgtgtttctatttgtataaagcgagagaaaattgtatatacacatgcaaatacatatattttcgtcctatacacttataattatacaataaaaatactcccctgcccagtttcttttgcctttctctctttctcgttttatacaaattcaaattgtatataatttctctctttctcgttttatacaatttgattcaactgtatattccctgcccaagtctcttttgtctttctctctttctcattttatacaaattcaaactgTATATAATCgtttctatacacttataattatacaattcgttttatacacttcgttttatacaattctctgcccaagtctctttctctttctcgttttatacacttcgttttatataattcgcttcaattttatatgtatagcgaattaaacatatatatgtttgctacggagtgcaattatgcaaactttgctatagcatacaaatatgaattttatgtttgctaaatgtgaaagttgccctataaTAAAAGCATCACTCCAtcatgaataaaagaaaattactttcgaataactaaataaaatatgataattttgagaCATGACAAAATCATAAAGATCAATGATAAGTGAAAAAGTAAATTTCGCTACGtctttttaaaagaaacattACGTACTAAATAATCACCTTCGTGGTGTTACCAAATAGTGAAGATGTGATACGACAACTTGTTATTTGGAGTTATTCTCAATCTTCTTATCTCtatagataaaaaattattaagtatcattcatttattcaagaataATAAGGGTCAACAATGTTAATGCATAATTTCTGTAAGTTTTATTAGGCGAGTCCCAAGCGTTAGGCGTGCTTAAAGCGTATAGTCAAGCGCTTAGGGCGTAAGCCTTACAAAACTAAACTCCACACTTGAGTCTCGAGAGGTTTTGCTAGAGCCCAGTCCCACGGCGAGTTTCAACATAGTCTTTTAAAACATTGTGTCAAactatcatataaataaattagaacACATAGAATACACTCTCaacaatgaaaaaagaaaagagtaacattttagatttttaattgattttagtTCTCTCTCACTTTTTGAAAATCcacaaaattttcaaagtgttTTTAGTTTAGTATAGTCAATGGAGTTCAATTTTCCTCTAAGGTTGTTAGTTTGATTAAAGTTGGAAGAAAGGCATGATAAAACGAGTTAAAAGTTAGCATGTTAACACTAATCTTATACTTAGCTGCAATTTTTGTGTacattttcaacttttaaactcctttaataaaattcatatcAATTTCTTAGCATCACCAAACATCAAATTATACATGCATATCATCTTTATCctcaaaatatagaaaacaaaaaatctttactttgtaattttatttgttatccCCCATAGCTAATAGACTTTGATAATGAAATTAGAGAGTGATCTGCACAATGCATCAAATATGAAGGATGCATTATTTTGAAGGATATGTTTGAAATCACTAGCAATTTCAGTAATCCTCTCAAGAATATACTTATATGTAGAATTACATTacatatttgttgttgttgtaggcTTGATTAAATTGATGTAGCAAAACAGTTAGTCATGCTCTAATTGATATAAAGTAAAAGACTTAAATATGTTaccaaactttaaaaaaaaatctcatttatgatattaatttgttaaaaaaaaagctCATTCATGCCTTTTTTTAGCTTcaattttgcaaaatcatttttacGCTCCTAAACATAGTTTAACACTTTTCAGTTTAAGTTTTTTTGGATTAAagtactcttttttcttcttcttcctccttaaAAAACACATCAAGAACATAAACAAGTCCcaatttttaaacatttttaattcTTCATGAAATCATTTCAATTTTCGGctacattattaattaattttttttaaaaaaatgaaaattctaaaatcatctttagagttaaaaaaattcaccttattaaaaatatattccaAAAGAATGAAACAATGCCAAAGTTTCAAAAATTTACTCTGATTAGTGTTTTAGTAGTTGTTTTTGACATTAGATCTTTGTCACCTAGTTTTTTTGAATCTATGTTCAAAACCTCATATGATTTGAAGTTGTGAACAAAATTCTacaaattgaagttttgaaactttgaaagaaatttcaaatgaGTCTTGttgagttaaattaaatttaagctCAAAAGAACTAAATTTTGATATCTTGCTCGAAGGACTACTCATGATTCGAGCTCAAAAGAATTGAGTTTGGTATCAAGCTCAAAAGAATTAAGTATAAAGGATATATATGCTCTAGATTTTGGACGGTAATTATACTAATGTCCCAAAAATATAACGGAGTGTATCTACATACCGTTTACGATAATTCAGGatgcatttcttttttttccattaaaaagtattttttaaagaaacagaaagttttaatttttttcccagAAGCAGAAAAATTGCTTCTGTATCCATTTAAAAGTAGTTTTCCATGTTTGCCAACCACttaattcttttcaaataaGTGTTTTCAACATCAATGACAAACATATAATTAGGTTGATTGaatataaagtttttaaaactagtataattttcaaaataaataaattaattggtgCTTCATCCCATGTCTGCATTGTAACCTAACTAATTTAAATCGTATGGTCTATTAAAATGTCGTTTAATGAGTGCAGTTATAGAATGTCCCAAATGTCAAATAAGAAGTAGACACCCTTTAGTCTATTACACGTCTGGCCTTAGaatccaatattttttttttgttaattaaggATTTGCTTACATTATCTGTTTGATCCGTTACCATTTCTAATCCATTATTACCAAACTCATCGCCCACCAAAACATCCCTCCATCTTTGTTATTATCCAGATTTTTActcataataataacaaaaattgtACTGAATCTTATCACATATTCTTTACGTTTGATGATTGTATGTATATTGTATGGTAAGTAGATCTCAAATCTTCATCTGGGGTTGTCTAAAAGTGGAATCTTGCAGCAAATAAACAGAGCCACGTTGAATGAATGGCAAGTTAGTGCCCCAGAAGGAGAAGGGCCAGCAAAAGGTTGACCTTTTTTCCTTTGGGATTGATGGGGTTAAGCGCTAGAGCTTCAAGATTACCTTCTTCTGTTTTTCGACCTAAATCTCTGCTTCCCAGCCACCTTTCCACCATGAGGTCAGATTTCACTTTTATTGCAACTTCAATTATTCGTATTTTCTTTATGGGTTTTAGGATTcattgtttcaatttatatatcaaCCTTACAGcttttggtgttgactttacagggatagaatattttaaagtttaaaagaCTTACATTGATCTCTTACCTGCAAAAAGTTGAGTTGAAGTTGATGCAAATGAATGACCTAAGTGCAAAAAGAgatttaatttatgaaattttgacGAACTTGTCAAATTACAAGACCTtttgagttttaaaaaatttaccttGAGCAAGGGAACCTATTTCAGCATTTAGTTAGTCACCGTGTGTCTTTCCTGTTTCTTCAATGTTATAAGCTTTCACACCTCTCCTCCTCAGAGTAGAACATGTTGTACTGCGCAGTAAGATTTGATGTTTTGTCAATTAGTAGTCAATGAAACTGCTCATTTGATGGAATTTATGGGACTGATCGACATTCACTTTGAGTGCTGTTATAGAAAGCATCATTATTCTCATTTTGAACTACACTGAGATGGACAAAAATGGATCCTCTTGATACTAGCTGAAACTTTGAATCTGGACCTCTTATTAATCACTCATTTGTACGTCAGTTTGACACGCTACTTAGTTATCATACATTTTCCTGTTTGTTGCTTTGAAAAATAGTTTTAGCTTGAATGTTCTCTTACTTCGTGTCTAAGTTGTCGTTCTTGTTTGAACACCTCCTGAAAACTCCAACTTTTTAGAGAACATGTTGATAGCCACCATATTCGATCAATTAGGCAGTGTTGTCCTGTGTCATGTTGATAACAGCTTGCAACTCACAGTTTGAAGGCTGCGGTTTCTATTGCATGTTTTCTTTGACTTCAGATAGGGCTTGTACAATGTTACATCAATCAGCTGCAAGAAGCACTTTGTTCAAGTCTtttctttgagaaaaataatatttttttgtaactttATTCAAGTCTTATCCTTCTGCTGATCAAATTTTTGATCTTACAACAAGCTGATATTTCCTTCCACAGAAAATGCAATCCCCTTTGTTTCAGTTCCTAATATATgctgattaaaatccaacttgaaaAACTGTTTAGCCCCAACAATGTACAATTCCGTATATTTCAATTCATTTGATTTTTGGAAGAAGATAATATGTGTTAGTGTAGCATTTCTACTTCAGATTTTAATATATTGACCCAATACAGAACAAGGACAATTTTTGGGATCTCTATTTCCCTAATCATCATCAACATGGCCGCTATAATGGAGCGCGCTGATGAGAATCTCCTTCCAGCTGTTTATAAAGAAGTCAGTGAAGCTTTTACAGCAGGACCATCTGATCTTGGGTTTCTCACATTCATTAGGAACTTTGTGCAGGGAATTGCTTCTCCAGTGGCAggtattttagttttaaattatgACCGACCCACGGTTCTTGCAATTGGTATCCTCTTCTGGGCCCTATCAACCGGTGCAGTGGGTGCGAGCAAGTATTTTCTGCAGGTTGGCTTCTGGAGAGCTGTAAATGGCTTCGGTCTGGCAATTGTGATACCTGCTTTGCAGTCCTTCATAGCTGATAGCTATAAGGATGAAGTCAGAGGGACGGGATTTGGGTTTCTTAATCTAATTGGTACTGTGGGTGGGATAGGAGGTGGAGCTATAGCTACAGTTATGGCTGGTCATGAATACTGGGGCATACCAGGATGGCGCTTTTCCTTCATCGTGATGGCAACTTTGAGTTGTTTTATAGGATTTCTTGTCTTCTCTTTTGTCGTTGACCCAAGGAAGAAAAGCAGTGGCCAGCATGATATTTCAAAACAGTCTGACAGGTATATACATCTTTATGTTCATCAGTTGTTCCATTTCCTATGCTGTTGAGAGTTTCTACTGTTCggtgttattattttttatcctgtttggtgttattattttttatcctttctCATGCTAGGGATGAATTGATAGAGAAAGGACACTCAAATATCAATACAGTGTCAATTTGGATGGAGTCCTGGACAGCCATGAGAACTGTCATCAAACTCCAAACGTTTCAGTTCATTGTTTTGCAGGGTCTTGTAGGATCCCTACCTTGGACAGCCATTGTTTTCTTTACATTATGGTTTGAATTAATCGGTAAGTGGCCCTTCTTTTAGGAATTAGCATGTTGGGTTTTCTTGTGCTGatataaattttgtttgtgTTAACTGCATCAACGGTGATCATGAACTTCTGATGCAGGTTTTGATCATAATAGTGCAGCCACACTTGTCGGTCTATTTGCTGCTGGATGCGCATTAGGATCCTTCTTTGGTGGAGTAGTTGCAGACAAAATTTCTCGAATATACCCCCATACAGGACGTGTCATGTGTGCtcaatttagttcttttatgGGCATCCCATTCTCATGGTTCCTTCTTCGAATTATCTCTCCGTCTATAAGCAGCTATTCCACATTTGCTGTGACTTTATTCATAATGGGCCTCACAATCAGCTGGTGTGCTACTGCTACAAATGGTCCCATGTTTGCAGAAGTGGTGCCTTCAAAGCACCGCACCATGATTTATGCTTTTGATCGTGCGTTTGAGggttcattttcttcttttgctGCTCCAATTGTAGGGATTCTTGCTGAGAAAATGTACGGTTATGATGCCAAATCTGTTGATCCGATATTAGGATCTCCAAGGGAGGCTTTAGCGCTGTCAAAAGGCCTCTTTTCAATGATGGCCGTGCCTTTTGGTTTATGTTGCTTGTTTTACACCCCTTTGTATTGGACATTCAAGCAGGATCGTGAGAATGCAAGACTTGCTGCTGCAAAAGAAACAGAGATGATATGACGATTCCACGCTTTTCAGTTCTTTGTTTATTCATTCTTCTTGGATCTTTGGGCTCATCTGACAAGTTCAGCTCATTTGGATATGGAGTTTCTTTCTATGACCACTTATATGAAATGCTGCTGCAGCCTGTAGGCCAAAACAACACTCTTCCCTTCTAATTTTGCAGATATTTCATTTGGTGGTTAGCACTAGGGCGGCAGATTATGTCTCCATTACACTTGTCTCATCTAACAGATCATACTCAAAATTCAAACATGTATAGATGCTGATGTTGCCTGGCATCAGGCACTCCAACATTGAAGTAGTTGCTTCGGCATTGGCACACTGACAGGGTTATCTGTTTGTCTATGTTTTTACATGTAAATCCTGCCATTTTTGAAGTAAGAAAGCTGCAGAACTTTAACATAGCATCCTCTTACCACGATTATGCTGGTACTATATTTGACATTGAAGTTGAAGATTATGATATAAACGAAAAGCTCAAACACCACATCTTGTCAATATCCCACTCTCTTAAACGGAATTTAGATAGTTGAGTTTTCTTCTTAGGCAATGCTCTTTCATCTATATATAACCATTCCATTTGTTTACTTTCTGTTCATGACATGCTGTTCAGCCAGCATAACAGATACATCAATGGATACACGTCAAAGAACTTAAAGCTAAAATCACACACTCAGATAAGATGGCACTGCAAGTTTGCAGACACCATATACAACCCAGCAAACCTCAAAATGATACAGCATCTGATCAGGAACACTATTACCAGCACCAGAGGATAGGTTACATGCATTGCGTGAAGCTTATATTGACTACAGTTCCACAATGCATAGCccttttcacattttatttaaaCTCGGGATTATCTCTCAACAGCAGCAGCCTCGAGATTAAGGGGATCCTCATGGTTTGGTTCCTGCACAGGTATAGAATGGGATAAAGTGACTCTATATTTATTGCACATATGTATGTGACAAACTAAGATGTTGCTGAGAACCATAATGTACCGTGAAACGAAGATACAATCCATGGCTAATTGTGTTGATATTGAGAACAGGTTTCAACCTTCTCTTAAGTATGTTGAGGCATATATTTCTCTTTAAATCGATATTAGCATATGCCCTAGCCATCAGAAATAGCAAACTAAGGAACATATGATGTTCTCAGCAGTCCATCTTTACTGATCCTCAGAAcattaacaaaatcaaaatagatGAACCGTATAATTCTCCATTCTCTTACATGGCACGATTTTCCATTTTTAAGAAACAACCGAAGTCAAAAAAGACTAGCCCATGTAAAGGAAACATGGCCAGTGAAAGCGTTCACGAAAATCTGTCCAACGAGTGTTTTCATTCAAAATACTACAAAATCACAACGTCTTATAATTAAACtacttaaaattttttagagTTGTGCAGGTAAGGTCTTCAAAAACAACTGCACATCTTTCCATTCAATACCTAGAAAAATCATAAGGagtattgaaattttgaaaggGTAAATTAGTACCTTGGTGGCACCAGCATCTGGGCTGCTGAAAATCAACTCCTCAACAACCCTTGTGAAATAATACAAGATAACCCCTGTGACAGAATTGAGCTCCAAAGCCTTAGGCATTCACTTAATGCTCCCCATCTCACTCAAAAGGTAAAAACAAATTCTTAAACATCTTCAACACACGCTGCAAGAATAACAACGCAGTGTTTTAAAAAAGATTTCTTGAATGGCTGGGAAAGCAtgcaaatcatcaaaactatgGTATTTTGATGTCGCTGGTGTAAAGCAAGCATACGAAAGCATCATAAAAATGGACAGACAAAAAGGAAGCATATACTGTCTCCATAAGCTGGGCTAAACGTACCTAAGCACCAATATATGTATCCAAAAATAATCAGAAGAGCTCAACATacagtagtcatcatcatactAGTTTTTCCAATTACAAGTTAAACCACGAAATAGTAAATATAAGAATATCTGTAAAAGGACACTAATGAACATAAACTGTAACAGCCAATCAGTTTTGTAATGCATGCAATCCTATAGACTACAACATCCATTCCAAGATATGAACATCAAGTTGTCAGGCAAAAGAACGTATATACAGCAGTATGAATACAAGAGAAAAGATGATGTCAGTCCAACATTTAGCAAAAACATTACCATATCTTTCTCCCATCAACACCAGTCCATTCCGTGAGAAATAAAGTACAGCCTCAGAAGatgaagtaaaataataaattgagcAGAACTTTCTGCACATCAAAATGCATTAGATCAATGTCAAAGTCATTCACCTTAACTTTGCAGGTCCCATTGCCTATAGCAACAGATACCTGGTGGAAACTGGGTTAAAGTTCAAACTAGGAGTACACTacttataagaataataaacACGAAAAGAACAGTCACTTAACTATGATGATCTCAGCAGCCAATCTCTACTAATCATCAAAACATTaacaaaatcagaaaagatTCCCCTTTTTTCTCTTAGCacaattttccatttttaagAAACAACCAAAGTCAAACACTAGACCATCTCAGGGCACTGAGATCGTTTGAGAAAGTCTGTCTTACTTCATTCAAATTACTATAAATCACACCTTCTtaataatttaaacttttttttgagCTGTGAGAGTGGGGCCTTCGAGGTTGTTGATAACCGTTTGAACATCCTTAACATATCCTGCAAGAATGACAacataatttttagaaaaaagaacatatttcttgaatttaagaatttctttcatttcattaaaatatgcCAACAAATTGATTACCA
This window of the Solanum pennellii chromosome 2, SPENNV200 genome carries:
- the LOC107010528 gene encoding anthocyanidin 3-O-glucosyltransferase 5, encoding MGSSKQLLHIGILSSPGLGHIIPVVTLGNRLATFHNVSVTVFVITSGSSVAETEILKSAHKSKMIDVVEIPAVDISNLIDSNTKTVTQLCMLVRETLCVVKSVIFAMKHLLDALIVDIFTTEALSIAKEFGLPNYVYIPTNAWFTALTVYCPVLDKEIEGQYVDHKEPLKIPGCKPVRPEDVSDPLLDRNDQVYREYLKVLGIGFCLSDGILMNTWEDAEAGSLKALRENEILKAIVKSPVYPVGPLIRPEQQIIDGDDDGNNSVLNWLDKQIPNSVLYISFGSGGTLSSKQLTELAFGLELSHQKFIWVVRPPSEDGADKLYFTTGDQGENTPEYLPEGFQTRTKDFGLVIQMWTDQTRILSHPSVGGFLTHCGWNSSIESITNGLPMIAWPLYAEQRQNATMLTEELRVAVGPKVLPTKEVVEREEIEQLVRMVMQYKEGIELKENVKKLKMSAEKALSIGGSSHDSMCQVLKDIEKRSIHGCKNIKV
- the LOC107011911 gene encoding protein spinster, translating into MGLSARASRLPSSVFRPKSLLPSHLSTMRTRTIFGISISLIIINMAAIMERADENLLPAVYKEVSEAFTAGPSDLGFLTFIRNFVQGIASPVAGILVLNYDRPTVLAIGILFWALSTGAVGASKYFLQVGFWRAVNGFGLAIVIPALQSFIADSYKDEVRGTGFGFLNLIGTVGGIGGGAIATVMAGHEYWGIPGWRFSFIVMATLSCFIGFLVFSFVVDPRKKSSGQHDISKQSDRDELIEKGHSNINTVSIWMESWTAMRTVIKLQTFQFIVLQGLVGSLPWTAIVFFTLWFELIGFDHNSAATLVGLFAAGCALGSFFGGVVADKISRIYPHTGRVMCAQFSSFMGIPFSWFLLRIISPSISSYSTFAVTLFIMGLTISWCATATNGPMFAEVVPSKHRTMIYAFDRAFEGSFSSFAAPIVGILAEKMYGYDAKSVDPILGSPREALALSKGLFSMMAVPFGLCCLFYTPLYWTFKQDRENARLAAAKETEMI